A window from Aquabacterium sp. NJ1 encodes these proteins:
- the dapF gene encoding diaminopimelate epimerase, whose product MKLRFTKMHGAGNDFVVLDATRGPLPLSEAQYRFLADRRFGIGADQILIVEPGNPANATDFTYRIMNADGGEVEQCGNGARCFARFVHDTGLSDKDTIRVQTMKAIIEPHLQPDGRVTVDMGEPFLVPAEVPFDGQGLTPKLLNGCELWPIQLANHPVDVAVVSMGNPHAVMRVDSVEHAPVEELGPQVESHVRFPRRVNAGFMEVVDRSHIRLRVYERGTGETLACGSGACAAVVAGIRLGWLDETVHVDMPGGRLSISWEGPGTHVLMTGPAVKVFDGEIDVPEL is encoded by the coding sequence ATGAAGCTGCGCTTCACCAAGATGCACGGCGCCGGCAACGACTTTGTTGTGCTCGACGCCACACGCGGGCCCCTGCCATTGAGCGAGGCCCAGTACCGCTTTCTGGCTGACCGCCGTTTTGGTATCGGCGCAGACCAGATCCTGATCGTCGAGCCCGGCAACCCGGCCAATGCCACCGACTTCACTTACCGCATCATGAACGCCGACGGCGGCGAGGTGGAGCAATGCGGCAACGGCGCGCGCTGCTTCGCCCGTTTCGTGCACGACACCGGCCTGAGCGACAAGGACACCATCCGTGTGCAGACCATGAAGGCCATCATCGAGCCGCACCTGCAGCCCGATGGCCGCGTGACCGTGGACATGGGTGAGCCCTTCCTGGTGCCCGCCGAGGTGCCCTTTGATGGCCAGGGCCTGACGCCCAAGCTGCTCAATGGCTGCGAGCTGTGGCCCATCCAGCTGGCGAACCACCCGGTCGACGTGGCCGTGGTGTCCATGGGCAACCCGCACGCCGTGATGCGTGTGGACAGCGTCGAGCACGCCCCCGTGGAAGAGCTCGGCCCGCAGGTTGAAAGCCATGTGCGCTTCCCGCGCCGCGTGAACGCCGGCTTCATGGAAGTGGTGGACCGCAGCCACATCCGCCTGCGCGTGTACGAGCGTGGCACGGGCGAGACCCTGGCCTGCGGCTCGGGTGCCTGCGCCGCCGTGGTGGCCGGCATCCGCCTGGGCTGGCTGGATGAGACCGTGCACGTGGACATGCCCGGCGGCCGCCTGAGCATCAGCTGGGAAGGCCCCGGCACGCACGTGCTGATGACCGGCCCGGCCGTCAAGGTGTTTGACGGCGAAATCGACGTTCCCGAACTCTGA